The Drosophila nasuta strain 15112-1781.00 chromosome 2L, ASM2355853v1, whole genome shotgun sequence genome window below encodes:
- the LOC132784069 gene encoding eukaryotic translation initiation factor 3 subunit H gives MANRGGRHARTEDSDNTINYVQCDGLAVMKMVKHCHEESSNMDLAQGALLGLVVDKCLEITNCFPFPKSGDENMDEEMYQLTVMRRLRRVNVDHLHVGWYQSSDVGNSLSMALLESQYHYQTSIEESVVVVYDTQKSSRGFLCLKAYRLTPQAIQMYKDGDFTPEAFRTLKVGYESLFAEIPIVIKNSPLTNIMMSELNELLPEDKGHNFLDLGTASVLENHMRSLIERVDELYQEAVRYNKYQQVVFKQDTEKHRALAKLAAENAVRTSKGEPTVPEEEVIKQFRPMPVPARLTATITSGQINTHAQHIAQFCSQSLAKLFITESLQNAKETKEIK, from the exons ATGGCAAACCGCGGTGGTCGTCATGCTCGTACCGAGGATTCGGATAATACCATCAATTATGTACAATGCGACGGTTTG GCCGTCATGAAGATGGTGAAGCACTGCCATGAGGAATCTAGCAACATGGACTTGGCCCAGGGCGCCCTGCTCGGCCTGGTCGTTGACAAGTGCCTGGAGATTACCAACTGCTTCCCATTCCCCAAGAGCGGAGACGAGAACATGGACGAGGAGATGTACCAGCTTACGGTGATGCGTCGTCTGCGTCGCGTCAATGTCGATCACTTGCATGTGGGCTGGTATCAGAGCTCCGATGTGGGCAACAGCCTGTCGATGGCACTGCTGGAATCCCAATATCACTATCAGACCAGCATCGAGGAGTCTGTGGTCGTTGTCTACGACACCCAGAAATCATCTCGTGGCTTCTTGTGCCTAAAGGCCTATCGCCTCACACCGCAGGCCATACAGATGTACAAGGATGGCGACTTTACGCCTGAGGCATTCCGCACCTTGAAAGTGGGCTATGAGAGTCTTTTTGCCGAGATTCCCATTGTCATCAAGAACTCACCGCTCACGAACATTATGATGAGCGAACTGAACGAACTGTTGCCCGAGGATAAGGGTCACAACTTCCTGGATTTGGGTACTGCATCCGTGTTGGAGAATCATATGCGTAGCCTCATTGAACGTGTGGATGAACTCTACCAGGAAGCCGTGCGCTACAATAAGTATCAGCAGGTGGTTTTCAAGCAGGACACG gAAAAACACCGTGCTCTGGCCAAGTTGGCCGCGGAGAATGCTGTGCGCACCTCGAAGGGCGAGCCAACGGTGCCCGAAGAGGAGGTCATCAAGCAGTTCCGTCCCATGCCGGTGCCGGCCAGGTTAACGGCCACCATTACTTCGGGTCAAATCAATACGCATGCCCAGCATATTGCACAATTCTGTTCGCAATCGCTGGCTAAACTTTTCATTACGGAATCACTGCAGAACGCCAAGGAAACTAAGGAGATCAAGTAA
- the LOC132784051 gene encoding UDP-galactose transporter senju, whose product MSNWRELFPTKLTFIIFLLYMSLFIGQGIFVTASQESNNSYSYNTVTVVLLTEILKLIVSACLYCRENNLRSLLHDVHKDRKVLALYMVPAFLYCLYNNLAFVNLATFDPTTYYLLLQLRVVVTGVLFQIIFKKYLSRRQWISLLLLTLGCMLKQVDLNSFYSDANDDSEAAALQAGGGDPTAATTKAVAKNMTGFDFSISAVFILAQTIFSCLAGVYNEYLLKDKGADVNIFVQNVFMYLDSIVCNAVILLFRGELFNAFSGHNLGSIMRFSVIIIIVNNAAIGIVTSFFLKYMNSILKTFASALELLFTAVLCYFLFAIPIYMNTALAIAVVSYAIYLYTQSPVVNLGKVRPLTQLSEATANPKEREDKRKLLDEQQDETDLEMDNIV is encoded by the exons atgtcCAATTGGCGTGAACTATTTCCAACCAAATTGACTTTCATAATTTTCCTGCTGTACATGTCATTGTTTATTGGACAAG GCATATTTGTCACAGCATCACAGGAATCTAATAATTCGTATAGTTATAATACGGTGACCGTTGTGCTGCTCACCGAAATCCTTAAGCTAATTGTCTCCGCTTGCCTCTACTGCAGGGA AAACAATCTACGCTCGCTGCTGCACGATGTGCACAAAGATCGCAAGGTGCTAGCGCTTTATATGGTGCCTGCATTTCTTTATTGCCTCTACAATAATCTCGCGTTTGTGAATCTCGCCACCTTCGATCCGACCACATATTATCTGCTACTGCAGCTTCGCGTCGTTGTCACCGGCGTCCTCTTTCAAATCATCTTCAAGAAGTATCTATCGCGTCGCCAATGGATCTCACTTTTGCTGCTGACGCTCGGTTGCATGCTGAAGCAGGTAGACTTGAATAGCTTCTACAGCGATGCGAATGACGATAGCGAAGCTGCTGCACTTCAAGCAGGTGGCGGCGACCCTACGGCTGCCACAACAAAAGCTGTGGCCAAAAATATGACTGGCTTTGATTTTAGTATCAGTGCGGTGTTCATCTTGGCGCAAACGATCTTTTCATGCTTAGCGGGTGTCTACAATGAGTACCTACTAAAAGACAAAGGCGCTGATGTCAATATCTTTGTGCAGAACGTGTTTATGTATCTGGATTCGATTGTCTGCAATGCAGTTATACTGTTATTCCGTGGAGAACTTTTCAATGCATTTAGTGGCCACAATTTGGGAAGCATTATGCGCTTCAGTGTGATCATTATAATTGTGAACAATGCGGCCATTGGTATTGTGACGAGTTTCTTTTTAAAGTACATGAACTCGATTCTCAAAACATTCGCCAGCGCCTTGGAACTCCTTTTCACGGCTGTGCTCTGCTATTTCCTGTTCGCCATACCCATCTATATGAATACGGCGCTAGCAATTGCCGTAGTCTCGTATgcaatatatttgtatacgCAGAGTCCGGTTGTTAATCTGGGCAAAGTACGTCCGCTGACGCAACTGAGTGAGGCTACAGCGAATCCCAAGGAGAGAGAAGACAAGCGAAAGCTCTTGGATGAGCAGCAGGATGAGACGGACTTAGAGATGGATAATATAGTTTAA
- the LOC132784124 gene encoding histone H3.3A codes for MARTKQTARKSTGGKAPRKQLATKAARKSAPSTGGVKKPHRYRPGTVALREIRRYQKSTELLIRKLPFQRLVREIAQDFKTDLRFQSAAIGALQEASEAYLVGLFEDTNLCAIHAKRVTIMPKDIQLARRIRGERA; via the exons atggcTCGTACTAAGCAAACAGCTCGTAAATCAACTGGAGGCAAGGCTCCACGCAAACAATTGGCCACTAAGGCGGCCCGCAAATCTGCCCCCTCCACTGGCGGTGTGAAGAAACCTCATCGCTATCGCCCTGGTACCGTGGCACTGAGAGAAATTCGTCGCTACCAAAAGTCTACTGAATTGCTCATCCGCAAGCTGCCGTTCCAGCGTTTGGTGCGTGAAATCGCTCAGGATTTCAAGACCGATTTGCGTTTCCAGTCTGCCGCCATTGGCGCATTGCAG GAAGCATCTGAGGCCTATTTGGTGGGTCTTTTCGAGGATACAAATTTGTGCGCCATCCATGCCAAGCGTGTCACCATCATGCCCAAGGATATTCAGTTGGCCAGACGTATCCGTGGTGAACGCGCCTAA
- the LOC132784119 gene encoding histone H3.3A, with protein MARTKQTARKSTGGKAPRKQLATKAARKSAPSTGGVKKPHRYRPGTVALREIRRYQKSTELLIRKLPFQRLVREIAQDFKTDLRFQSAAIGALQEASEAYLVGLFEDTNLCAIHAKRVTIMPKDIQLARRIRGERA; from the exons atggCTCGTACCAAGCAAACAGCTCGTAAATCAACTGGAGGCAAGGCTCCGCGTAAACAATTGGCCACTAAGGCGGCCCGCAAATCTGCCCCCTCCACTGGCGGTGTGAAGAAACCTCATCGCTATCGCCCTGGTACAGTGGCTCTGAGAGAAATTCGTCGCTACCAAAAGTCTACTGAATTGCTCATCCGCAAGCTGCCGTTCCAGCGTTTGGTGCGTGAAATCGCTCAGGATTTCAAGACCGATCTGCGTTTCCAGTCTGCCGCCATTGGCGCATTGCAG GAAGCATCTGAGGCCTATTTGGTGGGTCTTTTCGAGGATACAAATTTGTGCGCCATCCATGCCAAGCGTGTCACCATCATGCCCAAGGATATTCAGTTGGCCAGACGTATCCGTGGCGAACGCGCCTAA
- the LOC132784078 gene encoding 26S proteasome non-ATPase regulatory subunit 14, with translation MDRLLRLGGSMPQAAPPTDAPVVDTAEQVYISSLALLKMLKHGRAGVPMEVMGLMLGEFVDDYTVQVIDVFAMPQTGTGVSVEAVDPVFQAKMLDMLKQTGRPEMVVGWYHSHPGFGCWLSGVDINTQQSFEALSERAVAVVVDPIQSVKGKVVIDAFRLINPNMLVLGQEPRQTTSNLGHLQKPSVQALIHGLNRHYYSISINYRKNELEQKMLLNLHKKSWKDGLTLADYNEHCSINEDTVAEMLDLAKNYNKSLEDEEKMTPEQLAIKNVGKQDPKRHLEEKVDKVMQNNIVQCLGAMLDTIVFK, from the exons ATGGATCGTTTGCTACGTCTTGGCGGCTCAATGCCTCAGGCCGCACCACCAACAGATGCCCCCGTTGTGGACACAGCCGAACAAGTATATATTTCCTCGCTGGCCCTTCTCAAGATGCTGAAGCACGGACGTGCTGGCGTGCCTATGGAGGTCATGGGTCTCATGCTGGGAGAATTCGTCGATGATTACACGGTCCAGGTGATCGATGTATTTGCTATGCCACAAACAGGCACAGGAGTCTCTGTGGAAGCCGTGGATCCCGTGTTTCAGGCCAAGATGTTGGATATGCTTAAGCAGACGGGTCGCCCCGAAATGGTCGTCGGCTGGTACCATTCGCATCCTGGTTTCGGTTGCTGGTTGTCAGGCGTCGATATTAATACGCAACAATCCTTTGAAGCATTGTCCGAACgcgccgttgccgttgtcgtggATCCCATACAGTCGGTCAAGGGCAAGGTGGTCATTGATGCCTTCCGTCTAATCAATCCTAACATGCTGGTGCTCGGCCAGGAGCCGCGTCAGACCACCTCGAATCTGGGACATTTGCAAAAACCATCGGTACAGGCACTTATCCATGGCCTGAATCGTCACTACTACTCCATCAGCATTAATTATCGCAAGAATGAACTGGAGCAGAAGATGCTGCTAAATTTGCACAAGAAATCGTGGAAGGATGGCTTGACACTGGCCGACTACAACGAGCACTGCTCCATCAACGAGGACACAGTGGCCGAGATGCTCGATTTGGCCAAGAACTACAACAAG TCACTCGAGGACGAGGAAAAAATGACGCCCGAGCAGCTGGCGATTAAGAATGTGGGTAAACAGGACCCGAAGCGACACTTGGAGGAGAAAGTAGATAAGGTTATGCAGAACAACATTGTACAATGCTTAGGAGCTATGCTCGAtacaattgtttttaaataa